In Moorella sp. Hama-1, a single genomic region encodes these proteins:
- a CDS encoding YceD family protein: MKIGVGDLKTRPGDELEFSFKASWSHLATATARIPILAPILVRGKVTNTGPVLVVQGQVATTLELTCDRCLARFSYPVIAPLEEEYVSTANRGLGEDEKEEKDRETRPLEDDVLDLQLAVTEALILALPMKWLCQENCRGLCPQCGQNLNEGQCRCQTETVDPRLATLKQLLGRLEGEDTLGRTQKKNFKIPEE; this comes from the coding sequence GTGAAAATTGGTGTCGGCGATTTAAAAACCAGGCCTGGAGACGAGCTGGAGTTCAGTTTTAAAGCCAGCTGGTCCCACCTGGCCACGGCTACCGCCAGGATCCCCATTTTAGCGCCGATCCTGGTCCGGGGCAAGGTTACCAATACCGGACCGGTACTGGTGGTTCAAGGCCAGGTGGCCACGACCCTGGAATTAACCTGCGATCGCTGCCTGGCCAGGTTTAGTTACCCGGTTATAGCGCCACTGGAGGAAGAATACGTCAGTACAGCAAACCGGGGCCTGGGTGAGGACGAGAAGGAAGAAAAGGACCGGGAAACCCGCCCCCTGGAAGATGATGTCCTGGATCTCCAGCTGGCGGTGACGGAGGCCCTGATCCTGGCTTTACCAATGAAGTGGCTCTGTCAGGAGAACTGCCGCGGCCTTTGTCCCCAGTGTGGCCAGAATCTCAATGAGGGCCAGTGCCGCTGCCAGACCGAAACAGTAGACCCCCGCCTGGCGACGTTAAAACAATTACTTGGTAGATTGGAAGGAGAGGATACCCTTGGGCGTACCCAAAAGAAGAACTTCAAAATCCCGGAAGAATAA
- a CDS encoding acetate/propionate family kinase translates to MKILVLNCGSSSVKYQLFNMEDESVLAKGLVERIGIDGSVLTHRPAGKDKMVRETEIPDHKVAIGLCLEALTDPHYGVIKDYGEIGAIGHRIVHGGTFPHSVLVDASTKEAIGELEALAPLHNGAALRGIEACEAILPGTPQVTAFDTAFHQGMPDSAYTYSLPYELCQKHLIRRYGAHGTSHQYVALRAAALVGKPLEELKVITCHLGNGSSITAIKNAKSYDTSMGFTPLAGLTMGSRCGDIDPAIVPFLMEKEGYTPAEMDRVMNRQSGVLGVSGISSDFRDIEAAMAKGNDRARLAWEVFVHSAKKYIGAYVALLNGLDVLIFTAGLGENSIAAREAICRDMDYLGIRIDREKNQIRGQEREITAPGARVRTFVIPTNEELMIARDTMALVQAG, encoded by the coding sequence ATGAAAATCCTGGTTTTAAATTGCGGCAGTTCCTCAGTCAAGTACCAGCTTTTTAACATGGAGGACGAGAGTGTCCTGGCCAAGGGGCTGGTCGAAAGAATCGGCATCGACGGTTCGGTCCTGACCCACCGGCCGGCGGGTAAAGACAAGATGGTCCGGGAAACAGAGATTCCCGACCATAAAGTAGCCATCGGCCTCTGCCTGGAGGCCCTGACCGATCCCCATTACGGTGTTATTAAAGACTATGGCGAAATAGGCGCCATCGGCCACCGCATCGTCCACGGCGGGACCTTCCCCCACTCAGTCCTGGTTGATGCTTCTACCAAAGAGGCTATCGGTGAACTCGAAGCCCTAGCCCCCCTGCACAACGGCGCTGCCCTCCGGGGTATCGAGGCCTGTGAAGCCATCCTGCCCGGCACCCCCCAGGTAACGGCCTTTGATACAGCCTTTCACCAGGGCATGCCTGATTCTGCCTATACTTACAGCCTGCCCTATGAGCTTTGCCAGAAGCACCTCATTCGCCGTTACGGCGCCCATGGCACCTCCCACCAGTACGTAGCCCTGCGGGCGGCGGCCCTGGTAGGCAAGCCCCTGGAGGAACTAAAGGTCATCACCTGTCACTTGGGTAACGGTTCCAGTATCACCGCCATTAAGAACGCCAAATCCTACGACACCAGCATGGGCTTTACCCCCCTGGCCGGTTTAACCATGGGTTCGCGGTGCGGGGATATCGACCCGGCCATTGTCCCCTTCCTGATGGAAAAGGAGGGTTATACTCCGGCAGAAATGGATCGGGTCATGAACCGCCAGTCCGGGGTCCTGGGGGTTTCCGGCATCAGCAGCGACTTCCGGGATATTGAAGCTGCCATGGCTAAGGGTAATGACCGGGCGCGCCTGGCGTGGGAGGTCTTTGTCCACAGTGCCAAGAAATACATCGGCGCCTACGTGGCCCTGTTGAATGGCCTGGATGTTCTGATCTTCACTGCCGGCCTGGGCGAGAACTCCATCGCCGCCCGGGAGGCCATCTGCCGGGATATGGATTACCTGGGCATCAGGATTGACCGGGAAAAGAACCAGATCCGGGGCCAGGAGAGGGAAATCACCGCCCCCGGGGCCAGGGTACGGACCTTTGTCATTCCCACCAATGAAGAGTTGATGATCGCCCGGGACACCATGGCCCTCGTCCAGGCCGGTTGA
- a CDS encoding beta-ketoacyl-ACP synthase III translates to MSSAAIIGTGSCLPERVLTNHDLEKMVDTSDEWIRTRTGIRERRLADPGTAASDLAVPAATRALAAAGIPATELDLIIVATVTPDTLFPATACLVQERLGARGAAAFDLSAGCSGFVYALGVAGQFLATGVYRTALVIGVEVLSKIINWQDRNTCVLFGDGAGAAVLQSVPAGRGILGLHLGADGSGGSLLTLPAGGSRLPASSTTVQEQLHTIHMSGAEVFKFAVRVMGEASLKALEKAGLKKEDVDFLIPHQANIRIIEAATKRLGLPPKKVYVNLDRYGNMSSASIPVALDEAYRAGLLLRDHKVVMVAFGAGLTWGAAVVNWELDPPKGA, encoded by the coding sequence TTGAGTTCAGCCGCTATTATAGGTACCGGTTCCTGCCTGCCGGAGCGTGTCCTGACCAATCACGATCTGGAAAAGATGGTTGATACCAGTGATGAGTGGATCCGCACCCGGACCGGCATCCGGGAGCGCCGCCTGGCCGACCCGGGGACGGCGGCTTCCGACCTGGCGGTGCCGGCGGCCACCAGGGCCCTGGCTGCCGCGGGTATTCCGGCGACAGAACTCGATTTAATCATCGTCGCCACTGTCACGCCGGACACCCTTTTCCCGGCTACCGCCTGCCTGGTCCAGGAACGCCTGGGAGCCCGGGGGGCGGCGGCCTTTGACCTCTCGGCCGGTTGCAGCGGCTTCGTCTATGCCCTGGGAGTTGCCGGCCAGTTTCTGGCTACCGGGGTTTACCGGACGGCCCTGGTAATTGGTGTGGAGGTCCTCAGCAAGATTATTAATTGGCAGGATCGTAACACCTGCGTTCTTTTTGGCGATGGCGCCGGGGCAGCGGTCCTCCAGTCCGTCCCGGCCGGCCGGGGAATCCTGGGCCTGCACCTGGGGGCCGATGGCAGCGGCGGTTCCCTTTTAACTTTACCGGCCGGTGGTTCCCGCCTGCCGGCCAGTTCCACCACCGTCCAGGAACAGCTGCATACCATCCATATGAGCGGGGCCGAGGTTTTTAAATTCGCCGTCCGGGTCATGGGTGAGGCCTCCCTGAAGGCTTTAGAAAAGGCCGGTTTAAAGAAAGAAGATGTGGACTTTTTAATCCCCCACCAGGCTAACATCCGGATTATTGAAGCGGCCACCAAACGCCTGGGCCTGCCGCCAAAAAAGGTTTACGTCAACCTGGATCGTTACGGCAATATGTCCAGCGCCTCTATTCCGGTGGCCCTGGATGAAGCCTACCGGGCCGGCCTGTTGCTGCGGGACCATAAAGTGGTCATGGTGGCCTTTGGCGCCGGGTTGACCTGGGGGGCGGCCGTAGTTAACTGGGAACTGGACCCGCCGAAAGGAGCTTGA
- the plsX gene encoding phosphate acyltransferase PlsX: protein MRIAIDAMGGDLAPREIVRGAVAAAGEGKAEIILVGDKARLEEELTLLHPSGNLEIYHTDQVIGMDEQPALGLRRKQEASIVVATRLVKEGRAAAVVSAGSTGAQMAAALLILGRSGKIQRPAIATLMPTLKGPKLLLDAGANVDCRPEHLYEFALMGNLYANRVMGIANPRVGLLNIGTEACKGNEQTLGAYSLLKEAPLNFVGNVEARDILFGETDVIVCDGFVGNAILKFGEGLGQALFTMISREVKSSLRTRIGAALLLPALRGVKKQVDYTEYGGAPLLGVQGISIICHGSSNARAIKNAIKVAVRCANEGLVTALGDLPVISREGKMRECQSH from the coding sequence TTGAGAATTGCCATTGATGCCATGGGAGGCGACCTGGCACCCCGGGAGATTGTCCGGGGGGCCGTGGCTGCTGCCGGGGAGGGAAAGGCTGAGATTATCCTGGTGGGCGATAAGGCACGCCTGGAGGAAGAACTCACCCTCCTGCACCCCAGCGGTAATTTAGAAATATACCACACCGATCAGGTAATTGGCATGGACGAACAACCGGCCCTGGGCCTGCGGCGGAAACAGGAGGCCTCCATTGTCGTGGCTACCAGGCTGGTGAAGGAGGGGCGAGCAGCGGCCGTGGTTTCCGCCGGCAGTACCGGAGCGCAAATGGCCGCAGCCCTCCTCATTCTGGGACGGAGTGGTAAGATCCAGCGGCCGGCCATTGCCACCCTGATGCCCACCCTGAAGGGCCCCAAACTCCTGCTGGATGCCGGGGCCAACGTTGATTGCCGGCCCGAGCACCTCTACGAGTTTGCCCTGATGGGTAACCTGTACGCCAATCGGGTAATGGGGATTGCTAACCCCCGGGTGGGGTTGCTGAATATCGGCACCGAGGCCTGCAAGGGTAACGAACAAACCCTGGGGGCCTACAGCCTTTTAAAAGAGGCCCCTTTAAATTTTGTTGGCAATGTCGAGGCCCGGGATATTTTATTCGGTGAAACCGATGTCATCGTCTGCGACGGCTTTGTCGGCAATGCCATCCTGAAGTTCGGCGAGGGCTTAGGCCAGGCCCTCTTCACCATGATCAGCCGGGAGGTTAAAAGCAGTCTCCGGACCCGCATCGGGGCGGCCCTCCTTTTACCGGCCCTGCGGGGGGTAAAGAAACAGGTTGATTATACCGAGTACGGGGGTGCCCCCCTGCTGGGGGTTCAAGGAATTAGCATTATCTGCCACGGCAGTTCCAACGCCCGGGCGATTAAGAATGCCATTAAGGTTGCCGTTCGTTGTGCCAATGAGGGGCTGGTAACCGCCCTGGGGGACCTGCCGGTAATCAGTCGCGAAGGGAAGATGCGGGAGTGCCAGTCCCATTGA
- a CDS encoding patatin-like phospholipase family protein has protein sequence MTGKGKIGLALGAGATRGLAHLGVLQVLNEYGFHFNCVAGTSAGALFGALYAAGSDLNLLEKLARELKEGQLLDLAVPRWGLIRGDRIEALVRTLTRGLTFTELKVPLYVVAVDVENGELVVLERGRVADAVRASIAMPGLFVPKRLDGRLLVDGAVLAPVPVEVLRQRGADKVVAVDVHYSVTEQEKVQVNNLFELFFRSQALTGRAVCCQALAQADLVIRPAVGHLSPARLLNAGEYIEQGRKAALAALPQLKTIFGGGS, from the coding sequence ATGACGGGAAAGGGGAAGATTGGCCTGGCCCTGGGTGCCGGTGCTACCAGGGGCCTGGCCCACCTGGGTGTTCTGCAGGTGCTGAATGAATATGGCTTTCATTTTAATTGTGTGGCCGGCACCAGCGCCGGCGCCCTCTTCGGCGCCCTGTACGCCGCCGGTAGCGACCTGAACCTCCTGGAAAAGTTAGCACGGGAACTGAAGGAAGGGCAACTCCTTGACCTGGCCGTCCCCCGCTGGGGCCTGATCCGGGGTGACCGAATTGAGGCGCTTGTGCGAACTTTAACAAGGGGGTTGACTTTTACCGAACTGAAAGTACCATTATATGTAGTGGCCGTCGACGTCGAAAATGGCGAACTGGTAGTACTGGAAAGGGGCCGGGTTGCCGACGCCGTCCGGGCAAGTATCGCCATGCCGGGCCTTTTTGTACCCAAAAGGCTGGATGGACGCCTGCTGGTTGACGGCGCCGTCCTGGCCCCGGTGCCGGTAGAAGTCCTGCGCCAGCGGGGTGCTGATAAAGTCGTGGCGGTGGATGTCCATTATAGTGTAACGGAGCAAGAAAAGGTGCAAGTTAACAACCTGTTTGAACTCTTTTTCCGTTCCCAGGCCCTGACCGGGAGGGCCGTCTGTTGCCAGGCCCTGGCCCAGGCCGACCTGGTGATCCGGCCCGCTGTCGGTCACCTTAGCCCGGCCCGCCTGCTGAACGCCGGCGAATACATTGAGCAGGGCCGTAAAGCCGCCCTGGCAGCCTTACCGCAACTGAAAACTATTTTCGGAGGAGGATCTTGA
- the ylbJ gene encoding sporulation integral membrane protein YlbJ, giving the protein MRHPVVIIGRGIAPLLTIITIMAVVILALAIILFPQPVFQAALRGLRAWWEIVVPALLPFFIISQLFMGLGIVHFLGVLLEPVMRPLFNVPGSGAFVMAMGYTSGSPISAMLTAQLRQQRLVTRVEGERLISFTNNASPLFMLGAVAVGMLHNPALGPILAGAHYGANLCLGILFRFYGRRGPASPPANYPLLSLPRRAWRAMLQAQQKDGRPLGQLLGDAASQSFQTLITIGGFIILFSVIIQVADMLGLLDLLAGPLLYAGHPFSLRPATTRALAGGLFEMTMGAKFASEVAVPLGEKLIAISLIMGWAGLSILGQVAAMISKTDLRLGPFIVARLLHGFLAAFLVQLFQGPAWPVLAWLAGNDFFTPPVSWLTLGMYYTGFTITLVSCLLVLTGLGLFARLLLYRRL; this is encoded by the coding sequence ATGCGCCACCCGGTAGTCATAATTGGCCGGGGCATAGCCCCCCTCCTGACCATTATAACCATTATGGCCGTCGTCATCCTGGCTCTGGCCATTATCCTTTTCCCCCAGCCTGTTTTTCAGGCCGCCCTGCGCGGCCTCCGGGCCTGGTGGGAGATCGTCGTCCCGGCCCTGCTGCCCTTTTTTATCATCTCCCAGCTCTTTATGGGGCTGGGTATCGTCCACTTCCTGGGGGTGCTTCTGGAACCGGTAATGCGGCCCCTCTTCAATGTCCCGGGGAGTGGCGCCTTTGTAATGGCCATGGGCTATACCTCCGGGTCGCCCATCAGTGCCATGCTTACCGCCCAGCTGCGCCAGCAACGGCTGGTCACCAGGGTTGAAGGTGAACGTTTAATCTCCTTTACTAACAACGCCAGCCCCCTCTTTATGCTGGGGGCCGTAGCCGTGGGCATGCTGCATAATCCCGCCCTGGGGCCCATCCTGGCCGGGGCCCATTACGGGGCCAACCTCTGCTTAGGGATCCTCTTTCGTTTCTATGGCCGCCGGGGTCCAGCCTCGCCACCGGCAAATTACCCTCTACTTTCCCTACCCCGGCGGGCCTGGCGGGCCATGCTCCAGGCGCAACAAAAAGACGGCCGCCCCCTGGGCCAGCTCCTGGGGGATGCCGCCAGCCAGTCCTTCCAGACCCTGATAACCATCGGCGGCTTCATTATTCTCTTCAGTGTCATTATCCAGGTAGCCGACATGCTCGGCCTCCTGGATCTCCTGGCCGGGCCGCTCCTTTATGCTGGCCACCCCTTTAGTTTGCGCCCGGCTACGACCCGGGCCCTGGCCGGAGGGCTCTTTGAAATGACCATGGGGGCCAAGTTCGCCAGCGAGGTAGCTGTACCCCTGGGAGAAAAATTAATAGCCATCAGCCTGATCATGGGTTGGGCCGGGCTCTCCATCCTGGGCCAGGTAGCAGCCATGATCAGTAAAACCGACCTGCGCCTGGGACCCTTTATCGTTGCCCGTCTGCTCCATGGTTTCCTGGCAGCCTTCCTGGTGCAGTTATTCCAGGGACCGGCCTGGCCGGTCCTGGCCTGGCTGGCAGGTAATGACTTCTTTACGCCGCCGGTCTCCTGGCTTACCCTGGGTATGTATTATACCGGTTTCACCATTACCCTGGTAAGCTGTTTACTGGTACTCACCGGGTTAGGGCTCTTCGCCCGCCTGCTTCTTTACCGCCGGCTTTAG
- the rpmF gene encoding 50S ribosomal protein L32, with amino-acid sequence MGVPKRRTSKSRKNKRRSIWGQKAAPSLVECPQCHQLKLNHRVCPKCGYYKGRAAVQVAE; translated from the coding sequence TTGGGCGTACCCAAAAGAAGAACTTCAAAATCCCGGAAGAATAAGCGCCGTTCCATCTGGGGCCAGAAGGCTGCCCCCAGCCTGGTGGAGTGCCCCCAGTGCCATCAGCTTAAATTAAACCACCGGGTTTGCCCCAAATGTGGCTACTATAAAGGGCGGGCAGCCGTTCAGGTAGCCGAGTAA
- the fapR gene encoding transcription factor FapR: MTLVVRQKGHKEERQEALRRYLRNNPFATDEELAAKFKVSVPTIRLDRLALGIPEVRERIMNMAQEARSRMRGVTEEELVGELVELQPGVLGISILEITPQMLVQPAGVARGYHLFAQAHSLALATVGAEVVLTSSARVRYRRPVYAGERVIARAMVKVVKDSTCLVSVHSRVNGEIVFKGQYIIITPETAAGGGTT; encoded by the coding sequence GTGACATTAGTGGTACGCCAGAAGGGTCATAAGGAAGAGCGCCAGGAGGCCCTGCGCCGTTACCTACGCAACAATCCCTTCGCCACTGATGAAGAACTGGCGGCGAAGTTCAAAGTCAGCGTGCCCACCATTCGCCTGGACCGCCTGGCCTTGGGGATCCCTGAGGTCAGGGAACGCATCATGAACATGGCCCAGGAAGCCCGGAGTCGTATGCGCGGGGTGACGGAGGAAGAGCTGGTAGGGGAACTGGTAGAGTTACAGCCGGGCGTTTTAGGCATTTCAATTCTGGAGATTACCCCTCAGATGCTGGTCCAGCCTGCCGGTGTGGCCCGAGGTTACCACCTTTTTGCCCAGGCCCATTCCCTGGCCCTGGCAACCGTAGGCGCCGAAGTGGTTCTTACCAGTAGCGCCCGGGTGCGCTATCGTCGGCCGGTTTATGCCGGTGAACGCGTTATTGCCAGGGCCATGGTCAAAGTAGTTAAGGATTCCACCTGCCTGGTATCGGTCCATTCCCGGGTCAACGGGGAGATTGTCTTTAAAGGCCAGTACATTATCATCACACCCGAGACTGCAGCTGGAGGCGGAACTACTTGA